AGCAGATAGATGAAAAGCATCGCCATTGTGACGGGCGCGTCGTCGGGGGTGGGCCGCGAGTTCGTGCGCCAGCTTGATGCGGGCGCGGGCGGCCCCCTGGACGAGCTATGGCTCATCGCGCGTCGCAAGGCCGTCCTGGACGACATCGCCTCCGGCTGCCGCACGCCCACGCGCGTGCTCGCGCTCGACCTCACGGATGCCGCCTCGTTCGAGGTGCTGTCGCGCGAGCTTTCCCGCGAGGAGCCGCGCGTGCAGTGGCTCGTCAACAGTGCGGGCTTCGGCAAGTTCGGGGACTTTTCCGCCATTAGCGAGAAGGACACGGCGGACATGGTCCGGCTCAACTGCCTGGCCGTGGTCGAGATGTGCTACCTCGCGCTCCCCCATATGGCCGCTGGCTCGCGCATCATCAACCTCGCGTCCATCGCCGGCGTCATCCCCCAGCCCAGGCTCTCCGTGTACTCCGCGACGAAGTCGTTCGTGCTCGAGTTCTCGCGCACCGTCGACCACGAGCTTTCGGGTTCCGGCATCCACATCACTGCGCTGTGCCCCAAGTTCATGCGGACGGGCTTTCTGGACAAGCCAAACGACGGCGAGGTCGCGCGCAAGATGTGCCGCATAGGCTTCAGCCCCGTGGACAAGGTGGTCCGCCGGGCGCTGCGCGCCGCCGTGCTCGGGCGCGCGCTGTGCATACCCTCCCTCGACATGAAGGCGGCGCACGTGATCACGAAGATCCTGCCAGCCTCCGTGACGATGGAGCTGGAGGAGATGGTCCTTGGCCTGTGGGAGCCCATGCACAACACGCCGAGGGTATAGCGTGGAGGCAGCACCAGAGGTCTAAGGGAAAGGGCGTCCCGGCCATGGTTGGCAGGGGCGCCCTCGTGTTGTGGCCCATGCGTGGCGCGGCTCTTCTCGCCCATGGCGAGAAGAGCCCTGACAGGGCCGGCTACACGCCGATGAACTCCGTCTGCTGCGCCTTCTTCGCGGATCGAATGAGGAACTCCTCGTTGTCCTTTGTTGCCTTCAGACCGCGCACGAGGGCCGTTGCCGCGCGCTCCGTGCTGTTCATGTTGGCGAGCAGGCGACGGATGCCCCAGATGAACGGCTGGAGGCTCGGGTCGATCAAGAGGTCCTCGTTCCTGGTGCCGGACGCAATGGGGTCGATCGCCGGGAAGACGCGGCGGTCGGCGAGGTCGCGATCGAGCTTGAGCTCCATGTTGCCCGTGCCCTTGAACTCCTCGAAGATGACCTCGTCCATCTTGGAGCCGGTGTCGACGAGCGCCGAGGCGAGGATCGTGAGCGAGCCGCCGTTCTCGATGTTGCGTGCCGCGCCGAGGAACTTCTTCGGCGGGTACAGCGCCGCGGAGTCGACGCCGCCCGAGAGGATCCTGCCGGAGGCGGGCGCCGCGAGGTTGTAGGCGCGGGCGAGCCTCGTGATGGAGTCGAGCACGACCACGACGTCCTCGCCCATCTCGACCAGGCGCTTCGCGTGCTCGATCACAAGCTCGGACACGGACGTGTGGTTGGAGGCCGGCATGTCGAACGTGGACGCGACGACCTCGCCCCTGATGGAGCGCTCCATGTCCGTGACCTCCTCCGGGCGCTCGTCCACGAGCAGGCAGAACAGGTGGACCTCCGGGTTGTTGGCGGCGATGGACTGGCAGATCTTCTTCAGGACCGTGGTCTTGCCGGCCTTGGGGGGCGACACGATGAGGCCGCGCTGGCCCTTGCCGATGGGAGCGACCAGGTCGATGGCGCGACCGGTGATGGAGTCCTTGCCGTGCTCCATAACGAGGCGCTCGTTGGGATAGATGGGCGTGAGGTCGCGGAAGCGCGGGCGAGATTTCATCTCCTCCGGCGCGCGGCCGTTGATGGTCTCGATCGCGTGCAGCGGCGGGTACTTGTTGCCGGCTTTCGCGGGCGCGACGCTGCCCTTGACGCGGTCGCCCGGACGCAGGCCAAACTGCCTGATCATCTGCTGGTGCACGAAGGCGTCGGAGTCGCCGGCCATGTAGTTGCCCGTGCGGACGTACGCGTAGCCCTCGTTCTGGAACTCGAGGACGCCCTCCACCGGCCTGAAGCCCTCCGCAAGCGCAGCGGCCTCGTACACGGACTCCGCGAGGTCCTTCTTGCGCAGGCCAACGTAGTCGATCCCCAGCTCGGCAGCCTTCTTGCGAAGCTCGGCCACCTTCATCTGGGCGACGTCGTCGCGCGAGAGCGTGGGCTCGACGTTCTGCTCGCGCTGGTTGCCCTTGCGGTTGCGACGGCGCTGGTTTCGGCCCTGCCTCTGGTTGTTGTCGCGGCCAGCGTTGCCGTTTCCGCCAGACCCGGCCTCGGAGCGGCCGTTGTGGCGCCTGCGGCGTCGTCCGCCGTGCTCCTCGCGCTCGTCCTCGCGCTCGTCACGCGCGTCCTTCTCGCCTGCGTCGCGGGTAGCGGGCTTCGCCTCTGCCGACGCCTGGTCCGCGCCCTCGTGTGCCGCACGTTCCTCGTCGGCATGGGCGGCGGCATCCGCCTCGGCAAGCGTCGTGGCCGGCGCGCCCAAGAGCCCCACCGTCGCGGGCAGCGGCTCCTGCTGGGGCGCCACCTCGGCCTTGTGCTCCGCGGCGTCCTCCGCCGCCTTCGGCCTCCTGCCACGGCGGCGCGGCTTCGGCGCCTCGCCCTCGGCCTGAGCCTCTGCCTGAGCGCCCTCGGCCTGCCCCTGCTGGGACTCCGCCTTGCGCGGACGTCCGCGGCGACGTGCGGGCTTCTTATCCGCCTCGGGGGCGTCGCCCTCCGTCGCCTGGCCGCTGTCCTCGTCCGCGGACCTCGGCTGCTCGCCCTCCGCGGGCGCCTTCTTCGCAGCGCGCCTCCGCGTCGTGCGCTTGGGCTTCTCGCCCTCTGACGCCTGCGCGGAGCCCTCAGAGGCGGCCGTTGGCTGGGCGTCCTCCTCCGCGGTCTTCTTCGTGACGCGCCTGCGGCGCCGCGGCTTCTCCTCGCCGGGCTGTGCCGCCGCCTCGCCCTCTTGCGGGGTGGGCATGCTGGTGGGCTGGTTGTCTTCCTCCATTAAGGACCTTTCTAAAGTCTCCTTGCGCGACCGCAGCCTCGGTGGGGTTAGAGCCCAAACGCAGGCAGACACGCCACCTCAGTGCTCCTGAGGCCTGCCTTGCTTGGCTCCGTTTAAGTGGTGAGGCTTGTGCGCGAGATAAAGAATGCGACCATGCGCAAATTCGGCTTCACTATACCATTTCCCCCGCGAAACACAACCTCGACAACCCGTTTTGCGCAACGGAATTCCCCGCATGCGCACATGGGGGCACCCATGCCCACCCAGGCGGACGAGAAGAACGCGGCATCGTGGCTGAGGCTGCGCGCAAAGAGCGGGGCCCCCCGAAAGGACCCCGCACCTCCGTACCCGTTTCGCTTTTCTGCCGCCCGGCGCCTTGCCTACTCCGACTTGAGCCTGCGGCGGCGCCTCACGACCAGCTCGCCTATCCGGCTCGCGAATTCGCGCGCGGCGGCACCGCCCTTCTCGGTCAGCCCCACGTGAAAGCCGTGCCGGCTGTCGCCGATCCTCTGCACGTAGCCGTCGCCCTCGAGCGCGGCCACTGACATCGAGACCGTCGGCTGCAGCAGCCCAAGGGCATCCACCAGCGCGCTGATGGTGTGCGCATTCCCGTCCAGCACGTAGATGCCAAGCAGGATGAGCTCGCTCGCATCGCAGTTCAGGGAACCCATGGCATCCACGTACGCGCGGATGCGGCTTGCAGTGGTGCGCGAGAGCGGCTCCTGGGGACGGATGGCCGATCGCGTTGCCTCGCACAGCCTGTCCGCCACCGTGAGCCCCTTGCACGAGATGGTGCAGAAGATGTTGCGCTTGTCGTCGGAGCCCTGCTCGCGCTCGATGAGGCCCATCGACGCGAGGTGCTTTGTCCTGTGCGTCATCGTGGGGCGCAGGACGTGCTGGTAATCCGCAATGTCCGACGTACGCATCCCGCCTTCGCAGTTCGCAAGCCTGCAAAGGATCGAAAACTCGGAGAAGGACAGCCTCTCGGGCTTGTCGGCATGCTGCCTAACGAGGTTGTACGCTTTGCGGATTGACAAGTATTCTCGTGCGTCCATGTGAGACCTACAGCTCTCTGTATCGCTTACTTGCTGCACTCGCCTATGGAGAGGTGCGCCCCACCTCGGCCGATGGGACGCACCTCGCGCATGGGCCTTCTCATGCCCACACGATACAACATGAAATTAAGCGGCGAACGAAAACTTAACAATCGTGCCCGTAACGTTACCAACTAGAAAGATTCGTACGGCAACGTCGCGCGCGCATTTGCCTACATCACGTCCGGCGCGGACACGCCGATGAGCTTGAGCGCGACCTCGAGGTTGATGCGGACGGCGTCGCACGCGACGAGACGGGCCTTCGAGACCTCGGGGTCGACGGGACGGCCCTCGCTCGGAAGGACCTGGCAGTTCGCGTAGAAGCCGTGGAACGCACCAGCGAGCTCCTCCGCGAAGTGCGTCAGACGGAACGGCGCGCGGTCGCGCGCGCAACCAGCCACGAGGTCCGGGAACTCGGAGATCTTGCGTGCAAGCGCAGCCTCGGTCGGGTCGGTCAGCAGCGACAGGTCAGCAGAGTCGCCGATTGCCTTCTGGGCGACCTTCTCCATGCCAAGCTCGAGTGCCTCGTCCTCGCTCACGCCGGCGGCCTTGCGCAGGATGGAGCAGACGCGTGCGTGCGCGTACTGGACGTAGTACACGGGGTTCGTGTTGTTGCGCTGCTTCACGGCCTCGATGTCGAAGTCGATGGTCTGGTTCGAGGACTTGGACACGAGGGTGTAACGCGTCGCGTCAACGCCTACCTCGTCGATGAGCTCCTGGAAGGTGATCATCGTGCCCTTGCGCTTGGACATGCGGACGGGCTCGCCGTTCCTCAGCAGGTTGACGAACTGGCCGAGGTCGACCTCGAACTTCCCGGGATAGCCAAGGGCGTCGCACACGTTCGTGACGCGGGCGATGTAGCCGTGGTGATCGGCGCCCCACAGGTCGATGGAGTAATCGTCACGCTGGAACTTGTTCCAGTGGTAGGCGACGTCGGACGCGAAGTAGGTGTACTCGCCGTTCGACTTGATGAGGACGCGGTCCTTGTCGTCGCCAAGGGCGGTCGACTTGAACCACAGGGCGCCGTCGTCGGTCTTGTACAGGTAGCCCATCTTGTCGAGCTTGTTGAACGCGCGGTCGACCTGAGAGGTGCCGGACTCGTCCTTCACGTAGAGCGAGCGCTCCGAGAACCACAGGTCAAACGGGCAGCGGACCTCGTCGCACGTCGCCTTGATGCGAGCGAGCATGGACTTGTAGCTGCGCTCGCGGAACTGCTCCAGGGAGTCCTCAACGGGCACGTCCACCCACTTGTCGCCGTCGGACGCGACGAACTCGCGCGCGATGTCCACGATGTAGTCGCCGCCATAGGAGTTCCCGCCGAGCTCCTCGTTGAAGGCGTCCATGTACGGGTGGGTCTCGGGACGCTCGTCGTCCTCGTCCTCGACGTAGGCCTGGCGGTCAGCGAGCAGCTTGTCGTGCGCGGCATCCAGGTCGCATCCGTCCTCGCGCATGATCTCCTCGAGCTGCAGGTAGCGCCTCTGGACGGAGCGTCCGAACACGTCCATCTGCGAGCCGTGGTCGTTGATGTAGTACTCGCGGTCCACGTGGTAGCCCGTGAAGTCGAACACGTTGCACATGGAGTCGCCGAGCGCAGCCCAGCGGCCATGGCCCACGTGCAGGGGACCGGTCGGGTTCGCAGAGATGAACTCGTAGTTCAGCTTCAGGCCGTGGCCAAGGTCGCTCCTGCCCCAGTCGGCACCCTTCTCGCGCACCTCCTGCAGCACCTCGTTGTTCGCGGAGGCGTTCAGGTAGAAGTTGATGAAGCCGGGACCTGCGACCTCCACCTTAGAGACGGCGCTGCTCTGCGGCATGTGGGCGACAATCGCCTGCGCGATCTTTGCGGGGGCCATGTGGGCAAGGCGTGCGGAGCGCATCGCGACGGTGGTGCTCCAGTCGCCGTTGGTCGTGTCGGCGGGACGCTCGACGCCGAGCTCCTTCACCTCGAACTCCGGCAGGTCGCCTGCGGACTGCGCCGCGGCGATCGCCTGCTTGACAAGCTCCTCTATGGTCTCCGGCATACTGGCTCCTTCTCCTTTGGGTTGAGACACATTTTGTGGATAGTCTAGCAGAGTGCCACACCCGTGTGCGGCACTCCAAAAAAGGCAACGTTCATGTAACGACTTTGCCAGGCGAGAAGGACGCTACCTCCGGCCCGAGTCCCTGAGCTCGGCCCGGGCAAGGTCGCTCCTGAGCCTCGCGAGTCCGCGCTCGAGTCCCACGGGGTAGATCTGCGGGTTGAGGAAGCGCCTCACGGACGGGTCCAGGTGCATGAGCGCCTCGCGGCAGCGGGACTTCGCCTGCTCGATGGTGTCCGGTTCCTTGGTGCGCGCGCCCTTCTCCACCAGCTGCTCCATCAGCTCGCGGGGGGTGCCGCCGCTCACGTCGTACGTCGTGAGCTCGTCCAGCACGTCCACGATGGTCGCGTCGTCGCCGCCTGCCACGGAGTCGTCCACGATCATGTCTCCCATGGGGCAGCCGGCCTCGTCGTAGTAGCGGCGGATGTGCTGCACGCCGGGAATCGTGCGCTTGTACGCCATCTCGCTCAGCTTGATGACCGGGTCCCACGGATCGTCGGGCGTCGCCCTCGTGGCCGAGAGCTTGTAAACACCGCCGAGCGAGGGCTGCGGGTCGCACGTCGCGAGCTTCGTGCCCACGCCGAACGAGTCTATGGGCGCACCCTGCGCAAACAGCGACTGGATGGTGTACTCGTCCAGGTCGTTCGATACGGAGATCTTCACGTAGTCAAGACCCGCCTCGTCAAACGCGGCGCGCGTCTCCTTCGAGAGCTTCGCAAGGTCGCCGGAGTCTATGCGGATGGCGGCCAGGCGCTCGCCGGCCTGCTCCATCTCCTTCGCGACGGTGATCGCGTTCCTGATGCCCTGGTGCACGTCGTACGTGTCCAGCAGCAGCACGCAGTTCTTCGGGCTCGTCCTCGCGAACGCGCGGAACGCGTCGAGCTCGGTCGGGAACGCCATCACCCACGAGTGGGCGTGCGTGCCGAAGACGGGGATGCCGTAGATCTTGCCGGCAAGCACGTTCGAGGTGGAGCTGGCGCCGCCGATGTACGAGGCGCGTGCAACGGCCAAGCCTCCGTCCGGCCCCTGCGCGCGGCGCAGGCCAAAGTCGGACACGGGGTGGCCCTCCGCCGCGTGGACCACGCGCGCCGTCTTCGTCGCGACGAGCGTCTGGAAGTTCACGAGGTTCAGAAGCGCGGTCTCAAGCAGCTGACAGTCGATCAGCGGACCCTCGACCCTCACCATGGGCTCGCGCGGGAACACGAGCTCCCCCTCGGGAATGGCCCACACGGAGACCCTCATGCGGAAGTCTCGCAGGTACCTCAGGAAGCCCTCCTTGAACATGGGGCCTCCCCCCGGGGCCTGCACACCGGCGAGGTACTCGATCGCATCGTCCTCGAACACGAAGTTCTCCACGAGGTCCGCGATCTGCCCCATGCCGCACGCCACCGCGTAGCCGCCGCCAAACGGCGCGTCGCGGAAGAACACGTTGAAGCACCCTTCGGCGTCCGCGAGTCCCGACTCCCAGAACCCCTGCGCCATCGTCAGCTCGTACAGGTCGGTGTTAAGCGCCACGTCTGTCGGCTTGGTCGCGTCCGTCAGTGCCATTGCGGTCTCCTCCGTCTTGGTTGTCCCATGACATAGTCCAACGACAGAAGGGTACCACTCACGGGGCAAACGGGTCCGCACGTTAGCGGCCCAGCGTCATCACCAGCACGATGGCAACCGCGATGACCGCGAGGGCGAGAAGGACCACCTTCTGTCCCGTCGGCATCCTCAGGTCGTCGTCGGGCTCCATGAGCTTCGCGTTCCTCTCGCGTAGCTCCCGTGCCCTCCGGTCCTTCTCGGCCTCCGCGCGCGTGCGCTCCTGCTCCGCCTTCAGCCTCTTAAGCTCCGCACGCTCGCGCTGGGTCCGCTGCGCCTCCTCGCGACGCGCCTTCTCGGCTCGCAGCTCCTCGAGCTCCCTGCGCTCGTCGTCGCTCAGTCCGCCGTTCTCTGCAGCCATGTCTGCTCCTCGCTCACAGACCGCCCTCGGGCGGCCGCCTCGTCCTTCTCGCCCGCTATGCGCGCGCCGTGGGCTCGTGTCCGTCTTCGCCGCAAAGCTCCGGTCCCTCGACGCCCGTCGCGTCGAACGCCGGGACGAAGCTCTCGGACACCGTGCCACCCTGCTGCCACCACATGCGCTCGAACCCAAGCTCGTCCGCGTGGTCGAGCACGGCCTCGTACTCCTCGTCCGTCACGGCGCGCGCCAGGTCTCCCCCGGCCAGCCTGCACCCCTCGTTCGGCGTGTACTGGTTCATGACCGAGAGGTCCACGTCGTTGCCGCACAGCTCCCACACGCGGTCCAGTACCGCAAGCGAGTCCTGCACGTGCCCCGGCAACACCAGGTGTCTCACGATGATGCCACGCCGCATGATGCCGCGTGCGTCCTCGCTGCGACCGCCTGCCGCCCTCACGGCGGCGAGCATCTTAAGAAGCGCCTCCTCCGCCCTCTGGGGGTAGTCCGGCACCGCGGAAAGTGACCCGGACACGAGGCCCGACGCGTACTTGAAGTCCGTGAGCCATATGTCGACAACGTCGGACATGGCCTGCACGACCTCGGCGTTCTCGTAGCCAGAGGTGTTGCATACAATCGGCAGGTCCATGCCATGGGCCTTCGCCTCGAGCACCGCTTTCCTCACGTGCGGGGCAAAGTGCATCGGCGTCACGAGGTTAATGTTGTTCGCGCCCTGGTCCTTCAGCTCGAGCATCATCTGGGCAAGGCGCGCGGTTGTGACCTCGAGCCCGAAACCCTCCTGCGATATCTCGTGGTTCTGGCAGAACACGCACCTCAGCGGGCATCCCGTGAAGAAGATCGCCCCGGAGCCGGACTCCCCCGATATGGGCGGCTCCTCCCAAAAGTGGAGCGCGCTCCTTGCGACCCTCAGCGTGGCCGACGCACCGCAGAGACCGGCGCGCCCGGAAGACCTGCGCGCATGGCACCTCCTCGGGCACAGCTCGCAGCTGTCGTACATGCCAAAGCCGATTTCCATCCAGTCCTCGCATACAAAAAAGCCCGGATGCAATGCATCCGGGCACTGGTTCCAAATGGTGGAGATGAAGGGATTCGAACCCTCGGCCTCTGCCTTGCGAAGGCAGCGCTCTCCCAGCTGAGCTACATCCCCAGAGCAATTCGCGCAAGAAGTATTGTTGCAAGAACCCAAGTCTGTGTCAACCCTAAATCTCGAACGTTTTTCTCGTCATATTCTCGGCAAGAAAAAGTCGCCCCCTGCGGTTGCGAAATGAACCCACCTCTCTCAGGTGGGTGCCCTCGTCGTCTGTTCCAGCTTCCTCAGCAACGGAGGATGCCTGTACTGGGAACGATATGTGGGC
This sequence is a window from Parafannyhessea umbonata. Protein-coding genes within it:
- a CDS encoding SDR family NAD(P)-dependent oxidoreductase → MKSIAIVTGASSGVGREFVRQLDAGAGGPLDELWLIARRKAVLDDIASGCRTPTRVLALDLTDAASFEVLSRELSREEPRVQWLVNSAGFGKFGDFSAISEKDTADMVRLNCLAVVEMCYLALPHMAAGSRIINLASIAGVIPQPRLSVYSATKSFVLEFSRTVDHELSGSGIHITALCPKFMRTGFLDKPNDGEVARKMCRIGFSPVDKVVRRALRAAVLGRALCIPSLDMKAAHVITKILPASVTMELEEMVLGLWEPMHNTPRV
- the rho gene encoding transcription termination factor Rho, which produces MEEDNQPTSMPTPQEGEAAAQPGEEKPRRRRRVTKKTAEEDAQPTAASEGSAQASEGEKPKRTTRRRAAKKAPAEGEQPRSADEDSGQATEGDAPEADKKPARRRGRPRKAESQQGQAEGAQAEAQAEGEAPKPRRRGRRPKAAEDAAEHKAEVAPQQEPLPATVGLLGAPATTLAEADAAAHADEERAAHEGADQASAEAKPATRDAGEKDARDEREDEREEHGGRRRRRHNGRSEAGSGGNGNAGRDNNQRQGRNQRRRNRKGNQREQNVEPTLSRDDVAQMKVAELRKKAAELGIDYVGLRKKDLAESVYEAAALAEGFRPVEGVLEFQNEGYAYVRTGNYMAGDSDAFVHQQMIRQFGLRPGDRVKGSVAPAKAGNKYPPLHAIETINGRAPEEMKSRPRFRDLTPIYPNERLVMEHGKDSITGRAIDLVAPIGKGQRGLIVSPPKAGKTTVLKKICQSIAANNPEVHLFCLLVDERPEEVTDMERSIRGEVVASTFDMPASNHTSVSELVIEHAKRLVEMGEDVVVVLDSITRLARAYNLAAPASGRILSGGVDSAALYPPKKFLGAARNIENGGSLTILASALVDTGSKMDEVIFEEFKGTGNMELKLDRDLADRRVFPAIDPIASGTRNEDLLIDPSLQPFIWGIRRLLANMNSTERAATALVRGLKATKDNEEFLIRSAKKAQQTEFIGV
- a CDS encoding MarR family transcriptional regulator; its protein translation is MDAREYLSIRKAYNLVRQHADKPERLSFSEFSILCRLANCEGGMRTSDIADYQHVLRPTMTHRTKHLASMGLIEREQGSDDKRNIFCTISCKGLTVADRLCEATRSAIRPQEPLSRTTASRIRAYVDAMGSLNCDASELILLGIYVLDGNAHTISALVDALGLLQPTVSMSVAALEGDGYVQRIGDSRHGFHVGLTEKGGAAAREFASRIGELVVRRRRRLKSE
- a CDS encoding radical SAM protein: MEIGFGMYDSCELCPRRCHARRSSGRAGLCGASATLRVARSALHFWEEPPISGESGSGAIFFTGCPLRCVFCQNHEISQEGFGLEVTTARLAQMMLELKDQGANNINLVTPMHFAPHVRKAVLEAKAHGMDLPIVCNTSGYENAEVVQAMSDVVDIWLTDFKYASGLVSGSLSAVPDYPQRAEEALLKMLAAVRAAGGRSEDARGIMRRGIIVRHLVLPGHVQDSLAVLDRVWELCGNDVDLSVMNQYTPNEGCRLAGGDLARAVTDEEYEAVLDHADELGFERMWWQQGGTVSESFVPAFDATGVEGPELCGEDGHEPTARA
- the argS gene encoding arginine--tRNA ligase, which codes for MPETIEELVKQAIAAAQSAGDLPEFEVKELGVERPADTTNGDWSTTVAMRSARLAHMAPAKIAQAIVAHMPQSSAVSKVEVAGPGFINFYLNASANNEVLQEVREKGADWGRSDLGHGLKLNYEFISANPTGPLHVGHGRWAALGDSMCNVFDFTGYHVDREYYINDHGSQMDVFGRSVQRRYLQLEEIMREDGCDLDAAHDKLLADRQAYVEDEDDERPETHPYMDAFNEELGGNSYGGDYIVDIAREFVASDGDKWVDVPVEDSLEQFRERSYKSMLARIKATCDEVRCPFDLWFSERSLYVKDESGTSQVDRAFNKLDKMGYLYKTDDGALWFKSTALGDDKDRVLIKSNGEYTYFASDVAYHWNKFQRDDYSIDLWGADHHGYIARVTNVCDALGYPGKFEVDLGQFVNLLRNGEPVRMSKRKGTMITFQELIDEVGVDATRYTLVSKSSNQTIDFDIEAVKQRNNTNPVYYVQYAHARVCSILRKAAGVSEDEALELGMEKVAQKAIGDSADLSLLTDPTEAALARKISEFPDLVAGCARDRAPFRLTHFAEELAGAFHGFYANCQVLPSEGRPVDPEVSKARLVACDAVRINLEVALKLIGVSAPDVM
- a CDS encoding nicotinate phosphoribosyltransferase, whose translation is MALTDATKPTDVALNTDLYELTMAQGFWESGLADAEGCFNVFFRDAPFGGGYAVACGMGQIADLVENFVFEDDAIEYLAGVQAPGGGPMFKEGFLRYLRDFRMRVSVWAIPEGELVFPREPMVRVEGPLIDCQLLETALLNLVNFQTLVATKTARVVHAAEGHPVSDFGLRRAQGPDGGLAVARASYIGGASSTSNVLAGKIYGIPVFGTHAHSWVMAFPTELDAFRAFARTSPKNCVLLLDTYDVHQGIRNAITVAKEMEQAGERLAAIRIDSGDLAKLSKETRAAFDEAGLDYVKISVSNDLDEYTIQSLFAQGAPIDSFGVGTKLATCDPQPSLGGVYKLSATRATPDDPWDPVIKLSEMAYKRTIPGVQHIRRYYDEAGCPMGDMIVDDSVAGGDDATIVDVLDELTTYDVSGGTPRELMEQLVEKGARTKEPDTIEQAKSRCREALMHLDPSVRRFLNPQIYPVGLERGLARLRSDLARAELRDSGRR